GACCACACCGTCAAAAGTGATCATTGCACCGTCACGGAATACGACAAAGTCACCCTCTTTAACGGTTGAAATTGGAACTTGTTCCTCGTTTTCGCCGTTCTTCTTCCATACAGTGTCAATCTTCATTGCAAGACTGTCCGCAAGTGCATTTTTTGTACGTTTTCTTGTATATTCTTCAAGAAGTTCCGAAACTCCAAGCAAGAATGTAATTGAATTAACTTCCGAATACATTCCTCTTGAAAGTGCCGTTCCGAGTGCAACACCGTCCAAAAGTGCCACATCGGCCCTTAAATTAAGTACACTGCCCACAGCTTTCTTCACATATGGGAATGCCTTAAAGTAAGCCATTGCAACTCGTACAGGATACGGCAATATTCTTCTAAGAACAAAACGCTTTATAAGCATTTTTATAATCTCATTCTTGAAATCAGCCTGTATATCCTCAGACTCATCTTCAACAGCCGCTAATTGATTTTGCTTGATTCCTTTTATGTAGTTCAAAAGCTCCTGTCTGTAATCGGATTGATAGGTAATTAAAATACCGCCGTTGACGCTTTTAGCCTTTACAGAATCAACATAATGTTCCGATAAAATTGTTTTCTCAAGAGATTTTTCTTGATTTTTATCAAAATAATATCCACCACAACGCAATCTGATACGACCCGGAGTATCATGTACGATTTTAAATTTCATTATTATTCTTCCTCGTCGTTTAGCTGTGACTTAGCCTCATAACACATATCTTCAGCCTCTTCACGCATATTTTGTAGTGTTTCTTTAGCCTCTTGCTGGAACTTCATACCCTTTGCAAGACCTGAAACGCACATACTTCTAACTTTTTCGCTTGTAGCAATCTTCTTACCTACTACTGCAGTAGCTATACCTGCTGCAAAGCACCAACATTTCTTATCCTTTAAAAAATTAAATTTCATAATTTTATCTTCCTCTCTGTGTATATTTTAGTGATTTATTTAATCAAATCTATTTTAGCACGCAATATATTTTTTGTCAATAAATGCCGAAAAATTTTTTTTACTTTTTTGCATGAAAAATATCGACTTTTTAATATTGTGGTGTTAATACAACAATGCCATAATGGAAAACATACAAGCAGTAAAAAGAATGCCACAGACGAAGATGTTATCGCTGTCGCAAAGTTGGCGAAATTCGATAAATTTGTGCATAATTGCTTATCAAAAAAAGTTGCGGTGAACAATCACCGCAACTTTTTTATTAAAACAATTTATTAAGCGATAATTTTTTAACCATTGGTACAGACATACAACCGACAGCATTACCAAGTACAGCACATAAGAAATATACTGCCGCCTGTGACGCATTAGCACATTTACTTATAAAGAAGTAACAAGTATCTGCGATACAGTGATTAAATCCGCAAAGTATGAACACCATAACAGGTAAAACCACTATAAACAGCGACATCACAAAGTCACCTTTTTCAGTCGCTCTTTTATTTCCGTCAACCGCCGTAAACATCAATATACCGCAGAACACCGCCAATACAAATATACTAAGCGGTGAATCGGCGAACTTTGTTGCCGTGATAGCAGCGGCCTTTTCCGATAAAGTCGCTTCCAAACGTGTAAGGTTAAGCAAGAAACCGCCTATCGCCGCACCTGTTGCATTACCGATAAAGGTAAGTACAACTTCCGGCACATACGACAACGGTTTTACCGCCATATATCCGGCTTTACCAGTAAACAAACCGAATTTAAACACAATAATTGCACACAAACCCAAGCTGAACAAGAACGCTCCCAGCGGTTTTGACTCAACCGACATACTCACACAACAGCCTACGCACAAAAATATTCCCGACAAAATACCGTCAGACAAAAATGATATAATCTTTTTCCCCATATCTTCTATTCCCTTTTCTTTTATCCTAAGCAGACAAAATTAGCTAACGCTAACTAATTCCACAAAATTAATCCACTTTCTAATTTGCACATAAAAACCACGATAAACTTATCGTCTACCGTGGTTTAATATACGGTTTAGTTAAATTACTTTACCATTGATGCAACTTCTGCTGCGAAATCGTCTTCACGCTTTTCAAGACCTTCGCCTGTTTCAAAACGTACGAATTGCTTAATAGTAATGTCGCCAACGCTCTTAACGTACTTAGCAACGTTTTCCTTATTTTCAGCCTTAACGTATTCTTGCTCAAGTAGGCAAACTTCCTTGAATTCCTTAGCAAGACGACCTGTGATCATCTTTTCGATGATGTTTTCAGGCTTAGATGCATTCTTAGGATCATTCTTAAGTTGCTCAATAAGAATCTTCTTTTCGTGTTCCTTATATTCTTCAGGAATATCATCGCTTGAAAGATACTTAGGGCTAAGTGCTGCAACTTGCATTGCAACGTTTCTTAGACACTCTTTTGTAGTGTCATTGTTTTCAGCGTCAGCCTCAACCAATACACCAATCTTACCTGCAGCGTGGATATAATCTACAACTGCACCTGTCGTTTCAATTCTTGCGAAACGTCTGATGTTCATATTTTCGCCGATCTTAGCAATCTTTTCTGTAAGCATTTCTCCGATTGTGCTGTCTCCGCACTTTAATTCTTTAAGTGCTTCAACGTCAGCAGGATTTTGTTCAGCGATTGTCTTGGCAACGTCTGAAACAAACTGTTGGAATTCATCATTCTTAGCAACGAAGTCTGTTTCTGAGTTTACTTCTACAAGTACGCCTACGTTACCGTCAACATAAGCCTTAACGATACCTTCAGCAGCAATTCTGCCTGACTTCTTAGCAGCTGTTGCAAGACCTTTTTCTCTCAAATATTCAACAGCCTTATCCTTGTCACCGTCTGTTTCTGTAAGAGCCTTCTTACAGTCCATCATACCGCAACCTGTCATTTCTCTTAATTCTTTTACGTCTTTAGCTGTAAATGCCATGTTACTTTTCCTCCTATATTAATTATATGAAAATTATTCTTCTACTGTATCTTCTTCAGCTGTTTCAGCATCTGCAAGAGCATCTTCGCCCTGTCTGCCTTCGATAATAGCGTTAGCCATTGTTGATGCGATTAGCTTTACGGCTCTGATAGCGTCGTCGTTACCAGGGATAACGTAGTCTACTTCATCAGGGTCACAGTTTGTATCAACGATAGCTACTACAGGAATGTTAAGTTTCTTAGCTTCTGCGATAGCAATCTTTTCTTTTCTTGGGTCAACGATGAACATTGCGCCAGGAAGTTTCTTCATATCTTTAATACCGCCAAGATACTTTTCAAGCTTATCTCTTTGAGCCTTTAGCTTAATAACTTCCTTCTTTGGTAGCATATCGAAAGTACCGTCTTCTTCCATTTGGTTGATTTGAGCAAGTCTTTCAATTCTCTTTTGGATTGTCTTGAAGTTTGTAAGCATACCGCCAAGCCATCTTGCGTTTACATAGTACATACCAACTCTTTCAGCCTCTTCTTTAATTGAGTCTTGAGCTTGTTTCTTTGTACCAACGAATAGAATATCTTCACCGCTTGCAGCAATATCTCTTACGAAATAATAAGCTTCTTCAACCTTTTTAACTGTCTTTTGAAGGTCGATGATGTAGATACCGTTTCTTTCTGTGAAGATGTATTCAGCCATTTTAGGGTTCCATCTTCTTGTTTGGTGTCCGAAGTGAACACCTGCTTCTAAAAGCTGTTTCATTGAAATTACGTTTGCCATTTTTATTTCCTCCTCGTTTTTTGATTATTCCTCCATTTGTTTCACCTTATGTGAAGACCCAGGCAAAACAGGCAACTTTCACACAATCCACAAATGTGCGTATTTTTCATACTAAAATAGTTTACCACATAAACCCTTATAAAGTCAACCCTTTTTTCATATTTTTTTATTTTATTTGATTTACATAACATAATATATGTTTTAATCGCATATTAACGTAAATTTTGTGTGGTTTTCAACTGTTTTTTTATTGATGAGTTTTCTATTTATTATGAAAGAATTCTTTAAAATTAAAACCGGGAACTTTAGATTTAAAGTCATTTCCGACACACATACAGTCAGAAGTGATTACAACCCGAAATTGCGCGTTCCCCATAAAATAATGCAGACAAAACCGCTGCGGTTTTGTGTAAAATATTGTTTTAACGTGATTTTGTGTCAAAAAAATGGCATTTGAGTTAGATTATATTGACATTTATTTAGATTATATTGACATTTATAATAATCATAATATATACTTTTATTATATATAATTATTTTTCTGTTTTGAAAGAGAAATTCTTTTACACTACCAATATTTCTAATATGAAAGGAAGGATTAAAATGAAAAAATTACTATCATTGCTTTTGTCGCTGTCAATGCTTACCTCTATGGCAGTTATGCCTGCAAAAGCAGAAGAAACGGTCATGCCGTTAAACGCATCACGAATTGATTCGGAAAAACTTCCAAGCGGCAATTTAATTTACCTTGGTACTGCGTCAGCAAACGTCAAGGAAGAAGATGCTGTTTATTCGTTCCCTATTTATCGTGAGGGCGATTTATCGGAAGAAGCAAGCGTCACAATCCACTCG
The window above is part of the Hominilimicola fabiformis genome. Proteins encoded here:
- the rpsB gene encoding 30S ribosomal protein S2, producing the protein MANVISMKQLLEAGVHFGHQTRRWNPKMAEYIFTERNGIYIIDLQKTVKKVEEAYYFVRDIAASGEDILFVGTKKQAQDSIKEEAERVGMYYVNARWLGGMLTNFKTIQKRIERLAQINQMEEDGTFDMLPKKEVIKLKAQRDKLEKYLGGIKDMKKLPGAMFIVDPRKEKIAIAEAKKLNIPVVAIVDTNCDPDEVDYVIPGNDDAIRAVKLIASTMANAIIEGRQGEDALADAETAEEDTVEE
- a CDS encoding formate/nitrite transporter family protein, with translation MLRIKEKGIEDMGKKIISFLSDGILSGIFLCVGCCVSMSVESKPLGAFLFSLGLCAIIVFKFGLFTGKAGYMAVKPLSYVPEVVLTFIGNATGAAIGGFLLNLTRLEATLSEKAAAITATKFADSPLSIFVLAVFCGILMFTAVDGNKRATEKGDFVMSLFIVVLPVMVFILCGFNHCIADTCYFFISKCANASQAAVYFLCAVLGNAVGCMSVPMVKKLSLNKLF
- the tsf gene encoding translation elongation factor Ts, whose product is MAFTAKDVKELREMTGCGMMDCKKALTETDGDKDKAVEYLREKGLATAAKKSGRIAAEGIVKAYVDGNVGVLVEVNSETDFVAKNDEFQQFVSDVAKTIAEQNPADVEALKELKCGDSTIGEMLTEKIAKIGENMNIRRFARIETTGAVVDYIHAAGKIGVLVEADAENNDTTKECLRNVAMQVAALSPKYLSSDDIPEEYKEHEKKILIEQLKNDPKNASKPENIIEKMITGRLAKEFKEVCLLEQEYVKAENKENVAKYVKSVGDITIKQFVRFETGEGLEKREDDFAAEVASMVK